The DNA region TAAACACCTACCGTTAATCGCCCTTATTGTCCTGGCGTACTGTTCCTAAGTCTTCAGGGGCCCGGTCTTGggatggacaagaaggctCAACGCTGCCTGCTGGCCGACATTAGAAGCATGTGGAATAAATGGAGAAAGTTTGTTGTTAACTAAATATCAAGACTCATATCATAAACCCCTCAGCGTCTGTTGCTACTACTGGCACGCCATTTGAGCAAGAGGGGAAGTGGCCGCACTGACAGCATGTCGAACGACTTCTTTTATGGCAGGAATACGGCCAAATTGGTAAGGCATGCAATAACTAACAGGTCATGAGTCCTGTGATTCTCCGTCGTCCATGGCGCCTGAGTCGAAACATTTATGTGTGCCGGGGTGGGAGTTTGTCGTGGGAGATATCCCACTTTCGACCACGCTATCACACTTGCTTCATTTCTTGCTACCGTTATGAGCAGGATAACAATTGCTAGTAACCCTCGAAACAAATGAGTGCATGATGGACCTCCTTTTGAGGCAGGCGGTGACGCTTGTACTCCGCTTTAGATTATTGCGCGTCTTAAGCCCGTCCATCAGGCCAAACTCTTCATGCCAGTCTTGCAAGCGTAGCTGCTTGTGGATGGACTCCTACAGCCAAACTGATGCCGTTATGGTGTTTCaaggttttttttattccGTAGCGGCAATGAATGAGGGAGCCCCGTATGAGAGGTGGGTGTGAAGACGACCTTCAATGTTAGCTGGAACAAGTAGTTTTAACGAGTCGTGATATGCAGTCTTCTTTTAACTTGATTTAGGCCGTCTTTTAATGTTAGAGAAAATGCATTTATGAATGGATAGAGAGACATCGTGTGCAGACACCTGCGCAGCCTATAAATGGGCTGAGCTACAGAGCTCAACGCTGCTATGTGGCTAGCAAATCATCACTAATGGTGACGCAAAATTGTGTTTCTAGGATGCTACCGGCATCGATGAATCTCActcagcaacagccacaCCATCTCGTGACTGGTCTAGACTTCGCCGCCCTGCGCGCGGGTATCACACCTTTTGGCGAAGCCGAAGGCAGGCAAACAGCCCCCAAGAAAGGGCTACTTGGTATCAGTTCTCCCAAAGAATCTTGTGTAGATTGCTTGTTTCAGTGTTGATGTTCAAGGTGCCCTTTTCACACAGGGTGCTATAACAACTAGCTCAGGCCCATCGTGCTTCCCCGTGTCTTCTGCTCGTTGCTTTTTAGCTGACAGTCTAGACTCTTCTGTGGCGTTCTCACTCATTGCCTGTGTTGGATGGGCCTGAATTCAGGTCTAGCGCGCCCTGGCCTCGGTAAAATTCGATGTGATAAGCGCTAAGATTCATATGACGCCTCTTGATAAATATCGCTATTCTATTGGCTTGATGTGTTGAAGCAATCGTGGTCGGTAGATTTTTCCAAAAGCAACAACGTCGCCAGTCAGCCATTTAGCAAGCTGTTCCACTCTATACCACAGAGCACCACATCGACTTCTAGCTGGTTACACAGCGTCATGGCGACCGCCGAGCGGACAGGTCCAATGGGAGCACCTGGGAAGCCCATCAGCGCTGGATGGGTCTTTGGCGGTGAGAAAGGAACTTCGCCTGTTGTTCTCACGGCAGCAATCATCATCCCTCTCCTTTTTGTGGGTTTGAAGAAACTCCATTATCCAACCTTTGATCCACGCGAGCCTCCGGTCCTGAGACCTCGGATTCCCTTCATCGGCCATATCGTTGGTATGATAAGGGAGCGCAGCAGCTGGTATATCAGGATATAGTAAGCCCGCAACGAGCGCTCCTCATACCAATCCTCTAACATTCTGGCAGTAATGAGAACCCATTACCGATTTGTACTTTGCCCATGCTCCACGGCAAAATGTACATCATCAACGCTCCCGATCTCATAACTGCAGCCATGAAGAACGGCGACATCAGCTTCGACCCCTTCTTGCTAGAGGTCCCTGTCGGCTTGTTCGGTTTGAGCAAAAAACTGTCAGACATAATCGAGCAACGACATGTTATCGATGGTCTCTTGAACGTCATCCACTATACCTTGATGGGAGACCATCTGTCCAGGATGAACATCACAGCGCTGACCAAGATGATGCAAACCCTAAATGATCTAGGTCCAAGTCCGGTTGAAGTTTCAGACGCCTATGAGTGGTCTTGGGATGTGCTGGGCAATGCCACTATGGTGGCAATCTTTGGAGAGAAGAACCCACTTACCCCTGAGCATCTGCATCTGATAAGGTGAGATACCCCTTGATGCAATCTCGTTTTTACTAATGAACAACAGGGACTTTGATGAGGGTGTTGCGAGATTCGCCATCGGTATCACGCCCGGATTGATTGCTCCAGGGCCTCTACGGGCTCGCGAAAAGATAAACACCCTCCTTGAATCATTCTATGCAGCAGGCTATGAGACCCGTCCCGATGTATCATCAATCATCCAAAAGCGAACAGAGATTCTCCGAAGAGAAGGATTCGATGACCGTGACCTTGGCATCCAAGAGATTACGATTCCTTGGGTCGCAACGACTAACACTATCGCTGTTCTGTATTGGCTCTTGGCACATGTCTTTTCTGTCCCAGAGTATACGCAAAGAATCCGCAATGAAATGGAGGCTATTTCCATCATCGCTAGCGCCAAAGACAAGGGTCGTGTGGGTACAATctcggtcaaggagatgaacAAAGAGTGCACCTTTCTCTATGCCTGCTACCGAGAGACTCTGCGTCTGTACATCCACAACACTGGCCAGCGACGGGTGGTCAAGGACACGACTATCaaagatcaagaaggtcgagaatatcttctcaagaagggcaCCAACGTCCAGTGGCCTGGTAGTCTCACGCACATGACTGACTCTGTCTGGGGTGACGACGCCTGGATCTTTCTACCAGAGAGATTTCTCAATGTGTCGCCACAGGAAGAGAAGCAGCGTCGCGGTGCGTATATCCCGTTCGGAGGAGGCAAACATTTATGTCCAGGACGAAACTTTGCTTTGTCGGAAAACATGGGCTTTGTTGGTATTCTTGCTCTTGGATATAATGTTGAGGGGGTGCGTGTGCCCGAATCTGAAGATCCTGGCTTAGGGTTAGGATCGAGGAAGCCCATCGGGGGGACAGCGCTTCGGAGTGCCAAGGTTTCGAGGAGGGTCGGATGGGAAGACGTGACCTGGGAGTTTGTTGAGTGATTTGGGATGATTGTCTATGCTAGTTGCACATGACTAGTCACGAACTATTACTTGTAAATGAAAGCTATGGTGGTAGAATGCAGAGCACGTATTGAAGCCAGTAGATCAGCACGACCTTTGCCCATGTTTTCCCCTTCAGAATGTCCAGTAAAAGCGAGGTCTAAAGCCAACGACGACAAAAGAAATCCCTATGATGAGACGGGGAGACTGTCGCACTGCCATTTAACAGCCGAATATAGATATTGTCATAAAAATGCATTCATATCCACCAAGACACAATCCCTACCAAATGGCCAACACAAATATCATGAGATGTAGACCGGCATTCCACTCCCAAGCAACTCACTCTTGTTCACCTGCACATCTGACCTGTCGAAGAAGCATCAACCAACAAATCATGCGAAAGATCAGCGTACACCACAAATCATCATGAGACACTTCCTCTACTAGCTGACAGGCGACGGCTTCTGTCGTGGGAACTTGCTCTCCGCTTCCAGTGCCCAGGTCAATGGTAGACAACCCGGGTGAGGGAGGTCCCAGGCCATCCGCCCACCCTTCGGCTCGACTAACCCCCCCGTGCCAGGGAATGTGTCCGATATGAGTGGCTAAGGTAGCTCTTTGATGATATGTCGCTCTACTGGTGCGAGCTGATACATTGGGACAGATATTTGAAAAGTAAAATGCCATGAATTTGTCCTGTCGCTCTTCCGGGCTGGCCTCACGGATCCCCAACAGACGCCTGCCTTCTATACGTAGCAGGCAATACGTTTGTGTTCCGGTCGGGATCTGTGTCTGAGGCGCGGTCGTCATCTGTATTGAGAAGTCGCAGGACCTCTTGGATATGCGATCTTAAGACGCCCTGGGCGACTTCTCGATTCCCCGCCCGTGCTTGAGTCATCTGCGGGATGTCAGAATCATCCTCCACCGTCAAGATTTGATCGTAGTCATTCATGGCTTCATGCAGTGCCTTGAGCAAGTGCATCTTCCCCACAAGATAGGACTCCCGGTTGTGGTCGAGGATCCGCTTACCATGTGTATTGAGCTCAACGCGGGCAGGATTCCGAATTTACCACTGAAGGTCCGCGGTAAGATGGGATAAATAagcctcgagaagaagttgTAGATCCACACTGTTCTTCTCCCAACCTGAAGTACACTGGGGTCCAGGGGTTCGTCAGTCGGATACCCGGCTCTTTCAGTATTTTTCAGGTTTCGATAGATAGTTGGAACGACGCCAAAACAAAGGTTCCTGACGTCACCAGTAGGGATAAGGCGGGTTTCCCTGAACTTTCGGTTCCTGGTGACCTGAAAGTTAAagtcaagcccaaggtctGGGACTGCTGTGCCGGTCAGCATGCAGCCGTTGCCTTCAGCTCGGTACTTGTCCTCGGCTCGATCAAACACTTTCCGATACAGGCCGAGCATGGCCGCCATCTCTATCAAgtgggagatgatggtcaTTGCGTAGGGCTTTTTGACATTGCTGGGCATAGTGTCCCAGCCCCGCCGGTGTTTCTGCAAGGCCACTGCCATTGTGTGTTCAAGCTAGGCGGCTGGAACCCCATCAGGATTAGGCTCTCCGGTGCGCTCTTCCGTCTTCATAtattcttcttcctcccaaGCCACACTGTCATGTTCCATTCACTGTAGCTCGTTCAGCAAGTTGACCCACGTTGCACCCTCGTCATTAGCTGTTCCAGCCCCCTGAGTGTACAGTTGGTCGTCCAGCGATCTTTTGATACCGAGGTTGCTGCCTGTTTCAGCCAGGCTTTCATCCGTACCGTTAAGGTAGATTGCCTCGCGTTCCAGAACGGGGCCATGTGTGTTTCTCGGTGGGCATACGAAATGGATGAGCATTTCGAAATCGGGCCCTGACCGCTGCTGAGGATTCGAGGATTCGTCTTCCTTCTTTGATTCCTGCCAGGAACGTAACGCTTGTGAAGCAAGGCGCAACACCTTTCATTGCATTGGCCCCATGTCAAGCCAGAGATCTTGTACGGATTCTGGTGATTCGGAGCTCAAGTCTCGCTCAATCTACATGTCGATGGCCTGGACCTCTTGGTCACTGAGCCCCTCACCAAACTCGGTCGAGGTAGCTGACAATCTTGACCAAAACCACGTTGTCCTCGAAAATCCTTTCATGTGCTATTGGATCAAGACTTCCGGGCGAATCATTACTAGTATCGTGGACTGTCTGCATGCCTCTCGTGGTTGCCAGTCTCTCGGGCGAAGACTGTTCAAACGGTATTCTGGAATCTGCACGGTGGAATTGATCTACAGCTGCCATAGAGTTCTCAGGATAAATTTGCATGATACTGGCACTTGGTGAGATAGACAATAATTAACAGATCATGGAAAGCTTACAAGGCATTTTGTGGGCTGTGGTCCTTGGTCATCTAGAGGATCATTACCTCGAGTGTTGTATCCAAAATACGATGCTGTCCCTTCAACACCTCTCGATAGAAGAGCAGCTTGTCCCTGCTCGAGAATACCCATCGTAGCCTGAGTCCCAGCTGTCGAAACTTTCCGGGACTGCTTCTAAAATGCACAAGAAGAGGCTTGAGCGTTTTCTAGAGAGGATCGAGTAGCGTCAAGACTCTGTCACAGATGTCCATGACATCCTTGACGAGACTCTGAAGGTCGATGGATACATCGGTTGAGTTTGCTAGTTCACCTTTGACACGGTTGAGCAGTTTGGAGAAGGCGTTGATCTCCTCGGCATAAACCCGCCGGCACAACCAATCGCATCAGCGACCTGGAACAAGCCCTGAGCGATCGTGAATCCCAGGGAAGTTATACCGGCAGCGCCGCTGGCGATGCTGAACGGGTCTGACATGCTCAAAGCAGGGGCATGGGAGCCGACAGCTCCTGAGTGCAGTGAAGGAGTTTGAAAGAGGCGAGTCTCGGACGCAAAGGAAGTGATGAGACAGGCTGCCCTGCAGAGAGCCTCGTGAGAGCTTAGCGTGCACTCAGCGGTTAAACAGGAGATGCTATTGGCTGAGGTTGATTACATGCATGTACACAGCCTCTGCCAACGCGCGGGGGCCTCACGGCGATGGTACTAGGCAGACTTTAACTATGATCTGATAGGACTGGCTGGGCTGTAGAGGTTGAAAACAAAAGGAAAGGCCTTATGGCCTCTTCCAGTAAGCCACGCCAGCTTGTCCGGGCCTTGTGGGTTCAAATTTCAAAGTATGTATCTCAATTTGACTGAAATCTGTTCACAACAGTCGACAATATTTACATCAGaatcttcatcaacatcaagatgTCCCCTCAAGCCTTCAGGGTTCAGTGACACTCCCATCGGTCATAATATGCTTGATACTCATATCAAATGATTCATAAGCACTGGTACCTGAAGTATGTGCAGGAATGGTGGTTAACTAGCTGGTGCCTGAGCAGCCAACAAAGTTATTACCGGAAGCCCCAGTGTGAGTGATCGCACCGGCATACTGgcagttggtgttgatgacaaCACGGTCAGCGCCAGGAGAGCCTACAAAGAGGATTAGTTAGAGACTGCAAGTCAAGGCACCAGAAAAGGGTATCTAAGGACATACCACCAGTGTAGACACCGCTGGACTTAATGGGAAACTCCTGGTAGGGGCCGCTGACGAGGAAGTCGAAGCCCTCACGGTTGTTGTAGGTGTGAGGGTAGGTCGAGCTACCGGCAGTGTCATCCGCTCGGTAGTAGGAGCAAGCAGCGTTGGCAGCGGCGCGGACCTGGGCAGCAGAGTAGGCGGTGTTTCCGCAGGTGGTGGCGGACTGACGGTTCTCGATGGGGCCGGCCACGGCAACGCTCAGGAGAGCGGCCAGAGGAGCGAGGGACTGGCAGGATCAGCAACTGGTTTATGACAGTGACGGGATTGAGTAGGCCAATGTaccttgaagaagagcatcTTGCCAACGGTTTGTTCCAGCGAGGAGTGAATGGGTGATTAACAAAGTGGTGTTTGTCTAGAGTATTGTTTGAACGGCAAACATTCTACGTACATATATAGACGTTTGACCGCAACAACTATCGAGCTATTGCTGTTTGCGATACCGAGGTAAGACAGGGTATTCTAATCATCCAAAACCCCAGGTGATTGCCCTCATGACGATGATTGGCCCCAAAGGCATCGTGCTTGATGCCAACTAGACGCCCATCGACCACCTGCTCAAAACGGCTATACCCCCGGCAGAAAGTTCCCCGTGGGTGAGGCCATCGCTAAGTGCCGTAGTACAAAGCGGGTCGTGATCGGCGTAAGCTGTTTCAGCGATTCCCCATGTGGTTATCTCGGTTCTGTTGATTGGCGATAATTAATCCCTCAGATTTTACCAGATACCGCTGAACGCCGGACGTGATAGATGGACTTATGCGCTCTTCCGCTTCTATAGTCTCCCTCGCTCTTGGCCGCCGCTTGTTGTTACATTCATCAACAGTGATTCATCGTCGGCGATCTCCTACACTCACCACTGCCTTTCTTCCTTCTGCCGGCCGCATCCGATTCTCAACCACACACTTTGTTCTTTCTGCGATGGCTGATAAAGTCATTTCGCTGCTCGGCGACAAGGCCGTATCGGCTCAAGAGGCCGCTCAGAAGCTTACCGACCCTAGCAGAACCGCCTTTGTCAAAGATGGTGATCTGTCCCGATTCGAAGAGGGGCTTAACGCCCTTTGGTACAACATCCTATCTGCCGCCGAGAAGACCCCTCATGACCAGCAGGATAAGCTTGTGGACGTGATGCGCGCCATCAAAGGCATGCCGGAGCCTGTCCACgaagggaagaagattgagatTTGGGGTCAGGAGACGCGCTGGGATGAGCTTCCCATGTTTGGGGCTCTAACCCGGGAGCGGCTGGACATTGGTATGACTACTGATCTTTTCACGTCCTCAATAAAGAGACAGCTCAGCTAACACGAAAAATGAAGCTCAATCAAGGTCGGGTCAGGCGTTTGTCAACATCAATGCCTTCTTTGCTCGGCTTACGGCTGCCAATATTGAAGACAATCTTTTGTTCGCCATCTGGGTCTTCCGTGATGGACTCGAGGATCCTGCAGAGGATGAGATTGCACAAAAGACTTCGCCCGAGCTACTGAAGGCAGCTGCAGTCTGGTTCATCTACGCAGCTGAgagcttggcaaaggccaGAGATGAAGCGGAGCAGTTTGATGGCAAGGTGGCAAGACCAGGAGAAAGCTTGTCGGCATTCAAAGATGTGCCTGGATGGAGAGGCTTTTGCCCGGATCGATGGAATGTGTGGAAGGCTCGGCTCTCATCTCTTGAGAAGACGGAATCGCTGGCAGATGCCCAGCCTCTGATTGACCAAGCGCTGGATAAGCTGAACAAGGTTTAGAGCAAGATACCGGTTCACAGAACAAATTCAAGCTTGCATctctcatcgtcctcgtcataCCCACCAGTGAAAGGCACTTGCATGGAATTGTCTGGGACTTGACCATCAATGACTACTCCGCTCCTTCGGTATGAAACATCTCACCCCAGTCACACGTGGGCTCTCTCAGGCATTTGGCTAGACTACTGCTCAACCAGAGCTTGAGTTGAGGCGGGGTGAGCGGAAGAGCAGAGTGACCACAAGACCACCAGCAACTTTGACTGAGCGAACTGTCGCTTGATTTTCATGTCGCAATGCCACTTCCTACGTAGGTTCATTCGGTATCAGAATCATCATCTTCGGAATTTTACGGGGGGAGTTCATAAAAACAGATTTCAGGATGATCAAATATACCTTCCATGTCTACTGTTTTTTCCAAGTAAGTCAACGCACTTCTCCGGCTTCATTCTACTTGTTTTGTCTGCCCTGTGAATAAGATTGATACAGCGTTCAGCGGCATCTATAGACGTATTCAGCCACCATAGAAAGAACTCTTGACTCGTGAAGGGACTACCGATGAGCTTTGTGAGAGGAACGAGTTCTGCTCAGATTTACTCAAGGATCCTCGTAAACAAAGTTTTCGGCTCTTGTGTATCATATCATCCAAAGAGCCCGACTAGTACCGCTCTAGCCGGGTCAGATCTCACCCCTTGGTGGCCCTTTATTGGACAGGTACATCACAAGCCACGCTGGTGGATCACATTGCGCTTCTGCCTACGGCACCAGTGAGATGTTTTTCTCCACTGCTTCTGCAACCATTTTATCTATTTCCATTCTCTATTAActtcaccaagaccaagatcaaATCATCAAAAACACAATACAATGTCTTCCGAGCACGGTATCTACACACCGCTACCACCAGACGAGACTAGCATCCGACTTCTTACCCTCCCCCCCGGGCCTTTGATGATGAAATTGCCTGCAACCTGGAGGTTCATTACATCTCTGGCGACTATAAATACGAGGCTCTTTCCTATACCTGGGGCGATGTTAGCGACCTACGTCCCATTCTCGTCAATGGAATACACATCAATGTCACGGCAAACTTGAAGATTGCTCTCCAATATCTCCGTCATGCCTCTGAGCCCCGAGTGCTGTGGATAGATGCTGTATGCATAAACCAGAGTGACAACCAGGAGAAACTGCTTCAAATCCAACGAATGGGTCGCATCTTTTCCTCTGCGGCCTCTGTTATTGCTTGGCTTGGGGAATCCACTTCAGATGTGGATCAAGTCTGGTCAACTATGGCTCGAATAGGCGAGGTCATCTGGACTGCTCGAGTAAGTGGCGAGCACGACCTTCCAGATACCGACTTTGCACCCGGTTTGGCTTCTCCAGACGACCTGCGTCAGAAGGGAGTGGATGTTGACGCCATCGACTGGACCACCATCTGGGAGATTTGCGAGCGTCCATTCTGGCATCGCGTTTGGATCATCCAGGAACTTGTTCTTGCTAGCAACTTCTGGGATGATCCGACAAAGGGATGCGTCGTTGGCTGCGGGTCAAACTGGATGCCTTTGATCTCCTTCATAGGCTTCCAGTCACTGTTTGGAACAACACGTGTATATCAAGGCCGGATAAACGGCCTTTCCTTCGCAACGCTACGGACACTGCTAGAGACGAGGGGTTCTCCAGCAGCCGAGAGAATGTTGGAGGTCGTTCTCAGCTTATCCGTCGGGTCTTCGGACGATGCCACACTGAGCACACAGAGATCGCTATCCCATCTATTGCGGCTTGCACGCGGCTTCCAGGCTACTGATCCCCGTGACAAGCTCTACGCTTTCCTGGGAATTGCCGACAACCCATTCACCACGCCAGACTATACCCTGAGTGTGGAAGATGTCTTCAAGAACTGGGTCAGGGGGTGCATACAGCAAGATCGTAACCTTGATTGTCTACATGGAAACAGAGCATCAATCAACCAGTCTGGGCCATCCTGGCTTCCAGAGCTTTCGGGATCGACAAAGGAGGGATTCTCTTTCGTGGAAGAGCGAATTCAATATGCCAGATGCTCCGAGGGAGGGGATAATCGAGCTCATGCAGAAGTGGCATTTACAGAAGGCGGCAACGTGCTTAAAGCGAGAGATGTTAGCCTTGGCATTGTTGAACGCGTGGTAGGCCCTTTTTCTCGACTGAGCGGTCCTGAGGGTGCACTCATCGTCACACAAGACGACTCACAGTTGACGCAACCGAAAACATCCTTGCAGGAGCTGCAGGAACTAATGAGGTTGTATTTGAGCCTACCAGAGCATGCTCAAGAGGAAACTTGGAGGGCACTGGTCATGGACAAAGACACGAGCAACAGAAGGGAGCCGGTTTCTCCGGCGCCTGACAATTTCCGCCGCCTATGGCATACGCTAATGGCCATATGCGGTGTAACTGAGGCACCAGAATCTTGGTCGATGGAGGATCTAGCGGGGATCGACCAGCTGATGGCCAGTCTTGCCACCGCTATATTCATGGACCGCTGCTTTTTCGCGACGCGAGATCTTGTTGTTGGATTAGGGCCTTTTTCTACACGACCGGGTGATGAAGTTGTCATGTTGTTTGGGAGTCCTCTATGTTTCGTTCTGACGCCTGAAAGCGAGCGGTATCGGCTTGTTGGTGACGCCTATGTTCAAGGGGTTAACCCTGCCACTTTGTCAATCAAGCATGGCAGTACATCTGAAGCCAAGGACTTCCTGATTGAGTAACATTTGGATTGTTTTGGGGTTTGATGCTTCGTTTATTTGGAAGAACTCTTCTTTGGGTTGATGCCCGACGCCCCCCATGACACCAGGGGAACTTTTCGGGcaataacttattataatacaATACTCTTGTCATAGCCACCCATTAGTTGTCATAGTCACCCATTAGCAACTCCCAACCACTAGAATCACCATCCGGGTGGCCTAGCCTCACAACGAATCCTCGTAAACTCCCATCATCGAGTTGTTCGACCACCTCCTCTGGCCTCTCCTCACCAAAAGCCTCAAACCACTTATCAGCTGCGCCCTTTTCTACGAGAAACCTAATCACTTCTTTCATCTTGGAGCGCGCAGCTACATGTAGCAGTGTATCCCCGACCTCGTTCTCCACATGCATCTTGACATTTTTCTCCATGAACAACTCGACGAGGTCCAGATGCCCAGACGCAGAAGCCAGGTGCAAAGCGGTATTCCCATCGGCTTCTATTCATCATTTCCCTCGGTGAGTTACTCAATCTCCGAAACGCCGTTGCTGcatctttctcctccttgatcaggCCACTTTAACTTCATGTCCGGAACCTCCGGGAAGCGGCTCAATATCATCAACCGCCATACTCGTATCCAGTGTATACGGACAGTGTCACGAGGATACGGCCAGCCTCTAAACTTGTAACCGTAACAGTCGAAACCAAAATCCTGTCATCGCTGATACCCTGGGCCATTCACAGGTTCCCCAGTTTGTGTGGAACCGCGGAAGTGTCACAAGCTTACTCGCATTTACCTTGTGTCCTGTGCGTCAGAGAAGACTTACCCAAAATAGAAAGCTGTCTTGTGTGTTGACGAACTTGGTAAAACTGGCGATTGTGGGGATGCTAAGACGGGACCTGCATGCAGGACGACTTGACGATCTCGATAAGGCTGAAGGCATGTATGAT from Fusarium keratoplasticum isolate Fu6.1 chromosome 12, whole genome shotgun sequence includes:
- a CDS encoding HET domain-containing protein, coding for MARIGEVIWTARVSGEHDLPDTDFAPGLASPDDLRQKGVDVDAIDWTTIWEICERPFWHRVWIIQELVLASNFWDDPTKGCVVGCGSNWMPLISFIGFQSLFGTTRVYQGRINGLSFATLRTLLETRGSPAAERMLEVVLSLSVGSSDDATLSTQRSLSHLLRLARGFQATDPRDKLYAFLGIADNPFTTPDYTLSVEDVFKNWVRGCIQQDRNLDCLHGNRASINQSGPSWLPELSGSTKEGFSFVEERIQYARCSEGGDNRAHAEVAFTEGGNVLKARDVSLGIVERVVGPFSRLSGPEGALIVTQDDSQLTQPKTSLQELQELMRLYLSLPEHAQEETWRALVMDKDTSNRREPVSPAPDNFRRLWHTLMAICGVTEAPESWSMEDLAGIDQLMASLATAIFMDRCFFATRDLVVGLGPFSTRPGDEVVMLFGSPLCFVLTPESERYRLVGDAYVQGVNPATLSIKHGSTSEAKDFLIE
- a CDS encoding Ribonuclease T(1), translating into MLFFKSLAPLAALLSVAVAGPIENRQSATTCGNTAYSAAQVRAAANAACSYYRADDTAGSSTYPHTYNNREGFDFLVSGPYQEFPIKSSGVYTGGSPGADRVVINTNCQYAGAITHTGASGNNFVGCSGTS